Proteins found in one Pectobacterium atrosepticum genomic segment:
- a CDS encoding DMT family transporter produces MPLLIITTILWAFSFSLIGEYLAGQVDSWFSAMFRLTAAAVVFLPFLRWRGYAPRVIFLYMLVGACQLGIMYLFVFQAYLYLTVPEFLLFTVMTPLYVTLIYDLLARHRLRWGYVMSALLAVFGAAVIHYHGVSEHFWWGFLLVQVANVCFAAGQVGYKRLMEIHPVPQHCAFSWFYLGAAIVTIAAWLLFGNMDKLPTTTLQWGVLAWLGIGASGVGYFMWNYGATQVDAGTLSIMNNFHVPAGLLVNFAIWHKTPDWLSFIVGTAIITSSLWVHQHWVVKRPLRTANDHKRADAPNE; encoded by the coding sequence GTGCCATTACTTATTATCACCACTATTTTGTGGGCATTTTCATTCAGCCTGATTGGCGAATATCTGGCGGGTCAGGTCGATAGCTGGTTTTCTGCGATGTTCCGTCTAACGGCCGCAGCAGTTGTATTCTTGCCGTTCTTACGCTGGCGGGGCTACGCGCCGCGCGTCATTTTCTTGTACATGTTAGTGGGTGCTTGCCAACTGGGTATCATGTACCTGTTTGTGTTCCAGGCTTACCTGTACCTGACCGTACCTGAGTTTTTACTCTTCACGGTGATGACGCCGCTGTACGTCACGCTGATTTACGATTTGCTTGCCCGACATCGTCTGCGCTGGGGCTACGTGATGAGTGCGCTGCTGGCAGTATTCGGGGCGGCGGTGATCCACTATCACGGCGTGAGTGAGCACTTCTGGTGGGGATTCCTGCTGGTGCAGGTGGCTAACGTGTGTTTTGCCGCAGGTCAGGTTGGGTATAAGCGTCTGATGGAGATTCATCCTGTGCCGCAGCACTGCGCGTTTTCCTGGTTTTATCTGGGAGCCGCGATCGTGACGATAGCCGCATGGCTACTCTTCGGCAATATGGATAAATTACCCACCACAACCTTACAGTGGGGCGTGTTGGCCTGGCTGGGGATTGGCGCTTCTGGTGTTGGTTATTTTATGTGGAACTACGGTGCAACCCAGGTGGATGCCGGAACGCTCAGCATAATGAATAACTTCCACGTGCCAGCCGGTCTACTGGTCAACTTCGCCATCTGGCACAAAACGCCAGACTGGCTGAGTTTTATCGTGGGGACAGCGATCATTACGTCCTCGCTGTGGGTACACCAGCATTGGGTCGTGAAGCGTCCTTTACGAACGGCAAATGATCACAAGCGTGCTGACGCGCCGAACGAGTAA
- a CDS encoding DUF2645 family protein has translation MNISKEKVVDAISMVGYFVFAYVVMELLSINKYDWMMESGDSICSIPHQPLSNRILQAGVAALLLITPLFIALARNLFIKNRYKIAYYIAGILCIALYGGWLFLGRFALC, from the coding sequence ATGAACATAAGCAAGGAAAAGGTCGTCGATGCTATCTCTATGGTGGGGTATTTTGTATTCGCCTATGTTGTAATGGAGTTACTCTCGATCAACAAATATGATTGGATGATGGAGTCAGGAGACTCTATCTGTAGTATTCCCCATCAGCCTCTCAGCAACCGTATCTTACAAGCGGGTGTTGCGGCTCTATTGTTGATAACACCTTTGTTTATTGCGTTAGCACGTAACCTTTTCATAAAAAATCGCTATAAAATAGCCTATTACATAGCTGGGATACTGTGCATCGCTCTGTATGGCGGATGGCTTTTCTTAGGTCGATTTGCTTTATGTTAA
- the metE gene encoding 5-methyltetrahydropteroyltriglutamate--homocysteine S-methyltransferase — protein sequence MAIVNHTLGFPRVGLRRELKKAQESYWAGNATQEELLTVGRELRARHWQQQKDAGVDLLPVGDFAWYDHVLTTSLLLGNVPARHQNEDGSVDLDTLFRIGRGRAPTGQPAAAAEMTKWFNTNYHYMVPEFTKGQQFKLTWTQLLDEVDEALALGHKVKPVLLGPVTYLWLGKVKGEQFDRLSLLQDILPVYQQVLAELAKRGIEWVQIDEPALALELSQEWLAAFKPAYDALQGQVKLLLTTYFDSISQNLETIKALPVQGLHIDLVHGKDDAATLSAQLPANWVLSLGVINGRNVWRADLSSWFERLQPLVGTRDLWLGSSCSLLHSPIDLSVEVRLDDEVKSWFAFAIQKCAELSLLSQALNSGNGQALEAYSAPIRARRTSTRVNNAAVAQRLAAITAQDSQRQNVYSVRADAQRERFNLPAWPTTTIGSFPQTTEIRGLRLDFKQGRLDGNNYRTGIAEHIKQAVAEQERLGLDVLVHGEAERNDMVEYFGEHLDGFVFTQNGWVQSYGSRCVKPPVIIGDVSRPEAITVEWAKYAQSLTDKPMKGMLTGPVTILCWSFPREDVTRETIAKQIALALRDEVADLEAAGIGIIQIDEPALREGLPLHRSDWDAYLAWAVDAFRLNAAVAKDDTQIHTHMCYCEFNDIMDSIAALDADVITIETSRSDMELLESFEEFEYPNEIGPGVYDIHSPNVPSVEWMEALLKKAAQRIPAERLWVNPDCGLKTRGWPETRQALANMVQAAQRLRETQ from the coding sequence ATGGCGATTGTGAATCACACACTGGGTTTTCCGCGCGTTGGACTACGCCGTGAACTGAAAAAAGCGCAGGAAAGCTATTGGGCAGGTAACGCGACACAGGAAGAGTTGCTGACCGTTGGACGTGAGCTGCGTGCACGTCATTGGCAACAACAGAAGGATGCTGGCGTTGATCTGCTGCCAGTGGGTGATTTTGCCTGGTACGACCATGTGCTGACGACGAGTCTGCTGCTGGGTAACGTACCTGCGCGTCATCAGAATGAAGATGGCTCGGTCGATCTGGATACGCTGTTCCGTATTGGTCGTGGACGTGCGCCAACCGGTCAACCTGCCGCTGCGGCAGAAATGACCAAGTGGTTTAACACGAACTATCACTACATGGTGCCCGAATTCACCAAAGGGCAGCAGTTCAAGCTGACCTGGACACAACTGCTGGATGAAGTCGATGAAGCACTTGCGCTGGGCCATAAAGTTAAACCTGTGCTGCTAGGCCCGGTTACCTATCTGTGGCTGGGCAAAGTGAAAGGCGAACAGTTTGACCGCCTGTCGCTGTTGCAGGATATTTTACCGGTTTACCAGCAGGTGCTGGCTGAATTAGCGAAGCGCGGCATTGAGTGGGTGCAGATCGATGAACCTGCACTGGCGCTGGAGCTGTCGCAAGAGTGGCTGGCCGCGTTTAAACCCGCTTACGACGCGCTGCAAGGCCAGGTGAAACTGCTGCTGACGACCTATTTCGATAGCATTAGCCAGAATCTGGAAACGATCAAAGCGCTGCCGGTTCAGGGGCTGCATATCGACTTGGTTCACGGTAAGGATGACGCCGCTACGCTGAGTGCCCAACTGCCTGCTAACTGGGTATTGTCTCTGGGTGTGATTAACGGACGTAACGTATGGCGTGCCGACCTGAGCAGCTGGTTCGAGCGTTTGCAACCGTTGGTAGGGACGCGCGATCTGTGGCTGGGAAGTTCATGCTCACTGCTGCATAGCCCTATCGATCTGAGCGTGGAAGTCCGTCTGGATGATGAAGTGAAGAGCTGGTTTGCCTTTGCGATTCAGAAATGTGCGGAGTTGTCACTGCTGTCTCAGGCACTGAACAGCGGGAACGGTCAGGCGCTGGAAGCCTACAGTGCGCCGATTCGCGCTCGCCGTACCTCTACACGAGTCAATAACGCCGCCGTTGCGCAGCGTCTGGCGGCCATCACCGCACAGGACAGTCAGCGTCAGAACGTATATTCAGTGCGTGCCGATGCTCAGCGTGAGCGCTTTAATCTGCCAGCATGGCCGACGACCACGATTGGTTCTTTCCCACAAACCACCGAAATTCGCGGCCTGCGTCTGGATTTCAAGCAGGGTCGTCTGGACGGTAATAACTACCGCACCGGCATTGCCGAACACATCAAGCAAGCTGTGGCTGAGCAGGAGCGTCTGGGTCTGGACGTACTGGTACACGGTGAAGCTGAGCGTAACGACATGGTCGAGTACTTCGGTGAGCATCTGGATGGCTTTGTCTTTACCCAGAACGGTTGGGTGCAGAGCTACGGTTCTCGCTGTGTGAAGCCGCCAGTCATTATTGGCGATGTGAGCCGCCCAGAAGCAATCACCGTTGAGTGGGCTAAATACGCGCAGTCTCTGACTGACAAGCCGATGAAAGGCATGCTGACAGGTCCGGTGACGATCCTGTGCTGGTCTTTCCCGCGTGAAGACGTCACACGTGAAACCATTGCCAAGCAGATTGCACTGGCGCTGCGTGATGAAGTGGCTGATTTGGAAGCCGCAGGCATTGGTATCATTCAGATTGACGAACCAGCGCTGCGTGAAGGTCTGCCGCTGCACCGCTCGGATTGGGATGCTTATCTGGCTTGGGCAGTGGATGCCTTCCGTCTTAATGCCGCTGTGGCGAAAGATGATACGCAAATCCATACCCACATGTGTTATTGCGAATTCAACGACATCATGGATTCTATCGCCGCGCTGGATGCAGACGTGATAACGATTGAAACCTCTCGCTCCGATATGGAGTTACTGGAGTCATTTGAAGAGTTCGAATACCCGAATGAAATCGGTCCAGGCGTTTATGATATTCACTCCCCGAACGTACCGAGCGTGGAGTGGATGGAAGCCCTGCTGAAGAAAGCGGCGCAGCGTATTCCCGCTGAGCGTCTGTGGGTGAACCCAGACTGTGGTCTGAAAACCCGTGGCTGGCC
- the metR gene encoding HTH-type transcriptional regulator MetR: protein MIEFKHLRTLQALRNTGSLAAAAAALHQTQSALSHQFSDLEQRLGFRLFVRKSQPLRFTPQGEILLQLAEQVLPQIQQALQACHEPHQTTLRLAIECHSCIQWLTPALDEFHQHWPQVVMDFKSGVTFDPQPALQQGELDLVMTSDIMPRSGLHYSPLFDFEVRLVLAPEHPLAKKEKIEPEDFSAETLMIYPVQRQRLDVWRHFLQPAGISPALKSVDNTLLLIQMVAARMGIAALPHWVVESFERQGLIVTKSLGDGLWSRLYAAVRDGEQRQPVIDAFTRSARQHACDHLPFVKDASRPNAGVPTART from the coding sequence ATGATCGAATTTAAACACCTGCGAACGCTGCAAGCACTGCGCAATACCGGATCGTTAGCCGCCGCTGCCGCTGCACTTCACCAAACCCAATCGGCGTTATCCCACCAGTTCAGCGATCTGGAACAACGCCTTGGGTTCAGGCTATTCGTGCGTAAAAGCCAGCCGCTGCGCTTTACGCCTCAGGGAGAAATTCTGCTTCAGTTGGCAGAGCAGGTGTTACCGCAAATTCAGCAGGCGTTGCAGGCGTGCCATGAGCCGCACCAAACCACACTGCGTCTGGCCATTGAGTGTCACAGCTGTATTCAGTGGCTGACGCCTGCGCTAGACGAATTTCACCAACACTGGCCGCAGGTGGTGATGGATTTTAAATCGGGTGTGACATTCGATCCGCAGCCCGCACTCCAGCAAGGCGAGCTGGATCTGGTCATGACTTCGGACATTATGCCGCGCAGCGGTCTGCACTATTCGCCTCTGTTTGATTTTGAAGTCAGGCTGGTACTGGCTCCCGAACACCCACTGGCAAAAAAAGAAAAAATCGAACCGGAAGATTTCAGCGCCGAAACCCTGATGATCTATCCGGTACAGCGGCAGCGGTTGGACGTCTGGCGTCACTTTTTACAGCCAGCAGGTATCAGCCCAGCACTGAAAAGCGTGGATAATACGCTGCTATTGATTCAGATGGTCGCCGCCCGCATGGGTATCGCCGCGCTACCGCACTGGGTGGTGGAAAGCTTTGAACGCCAAGGGTTGATTGTGACCAAATCGCTGGGGGATGGGCTTTGGAGCCGGTTGTACGCCGCCGTCCGCGACGGAGAGCAACGCCAACCGGTAATTGATGCATTTACTCGTTCGGCGCGTCAGCACGCTTGTGATCATTTGCCGTTCGTAAAGGACGCTTCACGACCCAATGCTGGTGTACCCACAGCGAGGACGTAA